Proteins from a genomic interval of Afifella aestuarii:
- a CDS encoding glutathione S-transferase family protein, whose protein sequence is MILIGQYDSPFVRRVGVALTLYDMPFEHRPWSVFGDGDKIRAYNPLMRVPTLVLDNGDVLIESHAILDYLDNLVGAERAMFPIEEPARHRAIKIASLASGLADKAVSLIYELRLHGEKSDIWMERCRNQISGVLAALETDRKRLDAPYWLGSSIGHADIFVATALRFLSEAHPGLVDMATYPALKAHAERLEALPAFKTIYQPFDAPV, encoded by the coding sequence ATGATCCTCATCGGCCAATACGATTCCCCTTTCGTGCGGCGCGTCGGCGTGGCGCTCACGCTCTACGACATGCCGTTCGAGCACCGGCCCTGGTCGGTTTTCGGCGATGGCGACAAGATCCGCGCGTACAACCCCTTGATGCGGGTGCCGACCCTCGTCCTCGACAATGGCGACGTCCTCATCGAAAGCCACGCCATCCTCGATTATCTCGACAATCTCGTCGGGGCGGAGCGGGCGATGTTTCCGATCGAAGAGCCGGCGCGCCACCGCGCGATCAAGATCGCCTCGCTCGCCTCAGGGCTCGCCGACAAGGCCGTCAGCCTCATCTACGAATTGCGCCTGCACGGGGAAAAATCCGACATCTGGATGGAGCGCTGTCGCAACCAGATCTCGGGCGTTCTCGCGGCGCTCGAGACCGACCGCAAGCGGCTCGACGCGCCCTACTGGCTCGGCTCTTCGATCGGCCATGCCGACATTTTCGTCGCGACGGCCCTGCGCTTTTTGAGCGAGGCGCATCCGGGTCTCGTCGACATGGCCACCTATCCGGCGCTCAAAGCACATGCGGAACGGCTCGAGGCACTGCCCGCCTTCAAGACGATCTATCAGCCCTTCGACGCGCCGGTCTGA
- a CDS encoding trimethylamine methyltransferase family protein produces the protein MGTTDETAGVDERGGRRRRASGGAEARRAKRSGSRSLQMPFIRRILPEQTVLDEEGLALIEQNADTVLEEIGIEFREDPEALEMWREAGADVSGERVRFPKGLCRELLKTAPQTFTQHARNPERSVEIGGKATVFAPVYGPPFVRDLDNGRRYGTIEDFQNLVKLAYQAPALHHSGGTVCEPVDIPVNKRHLDMVYAHIRYSDKPFMGSVTAPERAADSVAMARMVFGEEFVDQNCVLINLINVNSPMVFDATMLGALKTYARANQGTIVTPFILAGAMSPVTVAGTLTQVLAEVLAGAAFTQLCRPGAPVIMGTFASSISMQSGAPTFGTPEPTLVLYGAAQLARRLNLPFRSGGSLCASKVCDAQAAYESAQTLTPTVMAGTNFVLHAAGWLEGGLVSSYEKFVMDCDQLAMMQQLSRGVDLSENGQAMDAIREVGPGSHYLGCAHTQANFETAFYRSPVADNNSFEQWLAEGSKTAEERANGLWKKWLADYEAPPLDEGIDEALKEFIETTKASMPDAFS, from the coding sequence ATGGGCACGACCGACGAAACGGCCGGTGTGGACGAGCGTGGCGGACGGCGCCGCCGGGCAAGCGGCGGAGCGGAGGCGAGGCGGGCGAAACGGTCCGGCTCGCGCTCTCTCCAGATGCCCTTCATTCGCCGCATCCTCCCGGAGCAGACGGTTCTCGACGAAGAGGGCCTGGCGCTCATCGAACAAAACGCCGACACGGTGCTCGAAGAAATCGGCATCGAGTTCCGCGAAGATCCCGAAGCGCTCGAGATGTGGCGCGAGGCGGGGGCAGACGTCTCCGGCGAGCGCGTACGCTTTCCCAAGGGTCTGTGCCGCGAGCTTCTGAAGACGGCGCCTCAGACGTTTACGCAGCATGCTCGAAATCCCGAGCGTTCGGTCGAAATCGGTGGCAAGGCGACGGTGTTTGCGCCGGTCTATGGCCCGCCTTTCGTGCGCGATCTCGACAATGGTCGCCGCTACGGCACGATCGAGGATTTCCAGAACCTCGTGAAGCTCGCCTACCAGGCACCGGCGCTGCACCATTCCGGCGGCACGGTGTGCGAGCCGGTCGATATCCCGGTCAACAAGCGCCATCTCGATATGGTCTATGCCCATATCCGCTATTCCGACAAACCCTTCATGGGTTCCGTCACGGCGCCGGAACGGGCAGCCGATTCGGTCGCGATGGCGCGCATGGTCTTCGGGGAGGAGTTCGTCGACCAGAACTGCGTCCTGATCAACCTGATCAACGTCAATTCGCCGATGGTCTTCGATGCGACGATGCTGGGCGCGCTCAAGACCTATGCGCGGGCGAACCAGGGCACGATCGTGACGCCGTTCATCCTGGCTGGTGCGATGTCGCCGGTGACGGTGGCGGGCACGCTCACGCAGGTCCTCGCCGAGGTGCTCGCGGGTGCCGCCTTCACGCAACTTTGCCGTCCGGGCGCCCCCGTCATCATGGGCACCTTCGCCTCGTCGATCTCGATGCAGTCGGGCGCACCGACCTTCGGCACGCCGGAACCGACTTTGGTGCTTTACGGCGCGGCGCAGCTCGCCCGCCGCCTCAATCTGCCGTTCCGCTCCGGCGGCTCGCTCTGCGCCTCCAAGGTCTGCGACGCGCAGGCGGCCTATGAAAGCGCGCAAACCCTCACACCGACGGTGATGGCCGGCACGAATTTCGTGCTGCATGCGGCGGGCTGGCTCGAAGGCGGGCTCGTCTCGTCCTATGAGAAATTCGTCATGGATTGCGACCAGCTCGCCATGATGCAGCAGCTCTCGCGTGGCGTGGACCTTTCGGAAAACGGCCAGGCGATGGATGCCATCCGCGAGGTCGGACCGGGCAGCCATTATCTCGGCTGCGCCCATACCCAGGCGAATTTCGAGACCGCGTTCTACCGCTCGCCCGTCGCCGACAACAATTCCTTCGAGCAATGGCTGGCGGAAGGCTCAAAGACGGCCGAGGAACGCGCCAATGGGCTGTGGAAGAAGTGGCTCGCCGATTACGAGGCGCCGCCGCTCGATGAGGGCATCGACGAGGCTCTGAAGGAGTTTATCGAGACGACCAAGGCCTCGATGCCGGACGCTTTTAGCTGA
- a CDS encoding helix-turn-helix transcriptional regulator encodes MTDLDPTRLKNLRKELGLTQAQLAERLSTTQQTIARWEGGRAHPSIAALRDLAVIFGVSIDDILGTNPLGTKPASSHYHLLQNDSDGYRGNLGIRLSGSDTSRWYPLSAANTERVYEGIGERRWLTLATLNNRVLLINQPNIKALSLLPEEADPPESDWDVAYPEVEGVPLELYRALADVAGSPDDDLGESYSPALIATCRDFMKEMNIDEENAYGFVFSTHVHFTDGTSQSGYIEANEAAQLFFEAEEDMPATPILLRFAEKGLDMLLPEEAVAFIDMPLIDVIDAMKKINAAKAAQTGASKG; translated from the coding sequence ATGACAGACCTCGATCCCACACGCCTCAAAAACCTCCGCAAGGAGCTGGGGCTGACACAGGCGCAACTCGCGGAGCGCCTTTCCACCACGCAGCAGACGATCGCCCGCTGGGAAGGCGGGCGCGCGCATCCGAGCATCGCCGCATTGCGCGATCTTGCCGTGATTTTCGGCGTCTCCATCGATGATATTCTGGGCACCAATCCGCTCGGCACGAAGCCCGCCTCAAGCCATTATCATCTCCTGCAAAACGACAGCGACGGCTATCGGGGCAATCTCGGCATCCGGTTGTCGGGATCAGATACGAGCCGTTGGTACCCGCTGAGCGCTGCAAACACGGAGCGCGTGTATGAGGGCATCGGCGAGAGACGCTGGCTGACCCTCGCCACCCTCAACAACCGCGTGCTTCTCATCAATCAGCCGAACATCAAGGCGTTGAGCCTTTTGCCCGAGGAGGCGGACCCCCCGGAAAGTGATTGGGACGTCGCCTATCCCGAGGTCGAAGGCGTGCCGCTGGAGCTTTACCGGGCGCTTGCCGATGTCGCCGGATCTCCGGACGATGACCTGGGAGAGAGTTATTCGCCGGCGCTTATCGCGACCTGCCGCGACTTCATGAAGGAGATGAACATCGACGAAGAGAACGCCTACGGCTTCGTCTTCTCCACGCACGTCCATTTCACCGACGGCACGAGCCAGTCCGGCTATATCGAGGCGAACGAGGCCGCGCAGCTCTTCTTCGAAGCAGAAGAGGACATGCCCGCGACCCCGATCCTTTTACGCTTTGCCGAAAAAGGGCTCGATATGCTGCTGCCGGAAGAAGCCGTCGCCTTCATCGACATGCCGCTCATCGACGTCATCGACGCCATGAAGAAGATCAATGCCGCGAAGGCTGCTCAGACCGGCGCGTCGAAGGGCTGA
- a CDS encoding MFS transporter encodes MTDRYADTQRDDAETQKPDPIETLIPARLDRLPWSRFHWLIVFALGITWILDGLEVTLKGAISGVLQEPETLNFTSAQIGAIASFYLAGCVVGAIVFGYLTDRFGRKVLFFVTLTLYLVGVLLTAFSWNWWSFALFRFLTGAGIGGEYAAINSAIDELIPARVRGRIDLFINGSYWLGAAVGSLSTLVLLDPDILPTDIGWRVGFGIGAILGLCILLVRRYVPESPRWLATHGYEEQAEKVVKGIEDEIEKETGKKLERPSKDQAITIHPRRVFGFAIIFKTMFKTYPKRSVLGLSLMVSQAFLYNAIFFTYAMVLTRFYEVPSSDTGMYLLPFAIGNFLGVLVLGSFFDTIGRRQMISATYGIAATLLVVTGILFVQDALTAATQTAMWTVIFFFASPAASSAYLTVSEVFPLEMRAMAISLFYAIGTATGGVLAPWIFGSLIGTGNPMDVFYGYCFAAALLFVAAGIAIVFGVKAEQRGLEDVAEPLSAQA; translated from the coding sequence GTGACGGACAGATACGCGGATACCCAGAGAGACGACGCGGAAACCCAAAAACCGGACCCCATCGAAACCTTGATCCCGGCGCGGCTCGACCGCCTGCCATGGAGCCGCTTCCATTGGCTGATCGTCTTCGCGCTTGGCATCACCTGGATCCTCGACGGCCTGGAAGTCACCCTCAAAGGCGCCATCAGCGGCGTCCTGCAAGAACCTGAAACTCTCAACTTCACCAGCGCGCAGATCGGCGCGATCGCGTCGTTCTATCTGGCAGGCTGCGTCGTCGGGGCCATCGTCTTCGGGTATCTCACCGACCGTTTCGGCCGAAAAGTCCTCTTCTTCGTCACGCTGACGCTCTATCTCGTCGGCGTGCTCCTCACCGCCTTTTCCTGGAACTGGTGGAGTTTCGCGCTCTTCCGCTTCCTGACGGGCGCGGGCATCGGCGGCGAATATGCGGCGATCAACTCCGCCATCGACGAGCTCATTCCTGCGCGGGTGCGCGGGCGGATCGACCTTTTCATCAACGGCTCCTACTGGCTCGGCGCCGCCGTCGGCTCGCTGTCCACCCTCGTGCTTCTCGATCCGGACATTCTGCCGACCGATATCGGCTGGCGCGTCGGCTTCGGCATCGGCGCAATTCTCGGCCTCTGCATTCTCCTGGTGCGCCGCTATGTGCCGGAAAGCCCCCGCTGGCTCGCCACCCATGGCTACGAAGAGCAGGCGGAAAAGGTCGTCAAAGGCATCGAGGACGAAATCGAGAAAGAGACCGGCAAAAAGCTGGAGCGGCCGTCGAAGGATCAGGCGATCACCATTCATCCGCGCCGGGTCTTCGGCTTTGCCATCATCTTCAAGACGATGTTCAAGACCTACCCGAAACGCTCCGTCCTCGGCCTGTCGCTGATGGTGTCGCAGGCGTTTCTCTACAACGCCATCTTCTTCACCTATGCGATGGTCCTGACGCGCTTCTACGAGGTCCCGTCGAGCGATACCGGCATGTACCTTCTGCCCTTCGCCATCGGCAATTTCCTCGGCGTTCTCGTGCTCGGCTCGTTCTTCGACACGATCGGACGGCGGCAGATGATCTCCGCCACATACGGTATCGCCGCGACGCTTCTCGTCGTCACCGGCATCCTCTTCGTCCAGGACGCGCTGACGGCAGCGACCCAGACGGCGATGTGGACGGTGATCTTCTTCTTCGCCTCACCGGCAGCAAGCTCGGCCTATCTCACCGTCAGCGAGGTTTTTCCGCTGGAGATGCGCGCCATGGCGATTTCGCTCTTTTACGCCATCGGGACGGCCACAGGCGGCGTGTTGGCGCCTTGGATTTTCGGCTCCTTGATCGGCACCGGCAACCCGATGGACGTCTTCTACGGCTATTGCTTCGCCGCCGCCCTCCTCTTCGTGGCGGCCGGAATCGCCATCGTCTTCGGCGTCAAGGCCGAGCAGCGTGGTCTCGAAGACGTGGCGGAGCCGTTGTCGGCGCAGGCCTGA
- a CDS encoding DUF4345 domain-containing protein, whose amino-acid sequence MPASRERLLLQIVVAILSLIPLSAGAAGVVLGPGFVQASAPWSVDLDSHLRFLSGVFFGVGLAFLSCVPAIERKGERFRLLSMLIALGGLARLLSLVLAGSPSPGHVGGLVMELAVVPCLVIWQRRVARLRSRTGSAVQRSPT is encoded by the coding sequence TTGCCCGCTTCCCGAGAGCGCCTTCTTCTCCAGATTGTCGTTGCGATCCTGTCGCTGATTCCGCTTTCCGCCGGCGCAGCGGGCGTCGTCCTCGGACCCGGCTTCGTGCAGGCGTCGGCCCCCTGGTCGGTCGACCTCGACAGCCATCTGCGCTTTCTCTCCGGCGTCTTCTTCGGCGTCGGCCTCGCTTTTCTCTCCTGCGTCCCGGCGATTGAAAGGAAGGGAGAGCGCTTCCGACTTCTTTCCATGCTGATCGCTCTCGGCGGCCTCGCCCGGCTTCTCTCGCTGGTGCTTGCGGGCTCGCCTTCGCCCGGTCATGTCGGCGGGCTCGTCATGGAGCTCGCCGTGGTGCCGTGTCTCGTCATCTGGCAGAGGCGGGTGGCCCGCCTCAGATCCCGAACAGGATCTGCAGTGCAAAGATCACCCACATGA
- a CDS encoding MAPEG family protein has protein sequence MPLFLVLLPTFIQVGLTFVLAFHMGRVRFAAIRRGEVSPDEIALNEPNWPTKALQAANCYRNQFELPVLFYALTALAVLTNKAGFVFVILSFVFVASRILHAYIHTGSNELRSRFRIFAFGLFVLLLMWVIFALQILFGI, from the coding sequence ATGCCGCTCTTCCTCGTTCTTTTGCCCACCTTCATCCAGGTCGGCCTCACCTTCGTCCTCGCCTTCCATATGGGCCGGGTGCGGTTTGCCGCGATCCGCCGCGGCGAGGTCAGTCCCGACGAGATCGCCCTCAACGAGCCGAACTGGCCGACGAAAGCTCTGCAGGCGGCGAATTGCTATCGCAACCAGTTCGAGCTGCCGGTCCTCTTTTATGCCCTTACGGCGCTGGCGGTCCTGACGAACAAGGCGGGCTTCGTCTTCGTCATCCTGAGCTTCGTCTTCGTCGCGAGCCGCATCCTGCACGCCTATATCCACACCGGCTCCAACGAACTGCGGTCCCGCTTCCGCATCTTCGCCTTCGGCCTCTTCGTCCTTCTCCTCATGTGGGTGATCTTTGCACTGCAGATCCTGTTCGGGATCTGA